The DNA window GCCTCCACTGGCTGAAGCCAGCGCTCATGCTCAGCTCCAACCATGGCTACTCCCTGGGCAGACACTAGCAGCCCCTCACTGCAGGGAACATTTGCTGCAGCCTTCTCCATGAACGGCTGCTCCTGATGTTGCTTGTGCTCAGGTCCTTggctttggggtttggggtAGGCAATCCATCACAGGCAGCAAGAGGGTGTACGCAGAAAATGACAGCAATGCACTGGTGGAAAGCTCTTTAGATTTACCTTCCTTATAGTCTCCTACATCCTACTGACAATATATCCGACTCACCTCCCCAAACTATACCTCCAGGGAGACTGGATCTAAATTGCTTCAAAAGAGGAGATCGACTGCTTAGAGTTAATATGTCCCTTCTTCGCTGCCCTGTCTGGCATGTCTGCACCAGTGAAACCAGCACACAGAAGGGATGAGGGTAGGGGCCGAGAAGGCACAAGCTTCTCCcatccttttcctcctcagcaATTCTGCTAGGAGACATCCCTCCATCACCAGGTTCACAGTCCCCACTTTCCTCTCTACACAGGAAAAACATGCTCAACTTGCACCTTTTCAGACACTCAGGCAGAGAGCAAGTAGTCTCAGGCTTTTTATTATGTCCTCGTGGTCTCTATACAGTACAGGTGAGCAACACTTCACAATGCAGTGACATGATTCAGGGGGGATAGCATCGCCAGCTGGACATCTGGTATGGCTGAGGAGCTTCTCCAGCCTCATTAGGGGAAGGTGAGCCTAGCAAACGAGCAGCTAATGCAGAGGGAAGGTCAAACTGAAACTGAGCCCATGCCTTCTCCTGGATGGGAAGGAATCAGACTGAACAGCCAGTGTGTCCTGCCCAAAGAGCTCCTGCTGTTATCTACCAacaccagcagcacccagacACTGCGGAGGCAGTTACAGCATCAGGacctaattaaaataaatatgtggcACAGGGAAGGTCTTAAAAGAACCCATCTTTCTACCCAGGTACCTGGTGGCTCGCTTCTGAACTCACTCGGTACAGTAATGCCCTCCTAAATCTCTTCTAAGCATGGCAATCATGCTTCCTAAGGAACAAAGACATCTTAAACTGCACCTTGTTTGGGACTGGTGCTTGGTTTGGAGTCAGGTCCTCAAGGACGCTTCCTGCCGTTGGGAAACTGCCATTCCACCAAAGACGGGGTTGCTGGAGAGCTTGACAAAAATTCTGAATTCTGCGTGTCTGATTTGGTTTGTGCAtggtggaggggagagaggtTGTAGAATAATGTCATACTTTGATCATGGTTTTTAAGGAAGGGGGATGTACCCCAGGGAGTACTTGTACCTGGCTCTCTTTATTACCAGCAATCCTGCAGAGGACTGCAGAAGTAAACACAACACAAGATGCCTCCTTCCCCTCATTGCTTTTTAGCTAGTGACTGTGGGCACTGATAGAGCAACacaaagttgtttttcttaGAATAACACTATTATCTACGCTGTAAATGCAAAGCCGAGCAGCTCCTCATCCATCATGTTTTAGATCCAGCCTGGGGCACACAGCACATGACGCAAACTGGGagttgtggggctgctgaagacAAGTGATTCACACCACAGTTGGTCCCCATACCTCCCTGGTATGCCAGGTCCCTCCAGAAGCAGgcactgccttttcttctgtgcctttttgccagaaatgttggggtttttcaggAATAAGCTCATCCCCTTTTGTCACCTCCCTCCCATGCCCTCAGGTCCCTGAACTCCAGTTGAGTTTACTGCAGTCTCAAATTAGAGATACATCCCTCTGGTAAGACCAAAAGGAGGCACAGAGCAGAATGACTGACTTTAGTAAACAAATACAACACACAAACCTTTATTtacactctctttttttttatgtgagAAAGCCAAGAGGAAGCACAGTTGTGACTCTGCCAAAGCAGCCGCTGCCTCCgtgcagcccagctgccctcTCACCTAGCCAGCTCCTGCCACAAGCACAGCACGTGGAGCATGGatggaggaagaagtcataatACTGGGGACAAGCTGAGCCTCTGCAAAGCCCAAGAGGTGCATGGTAGAGAAAAGCATTCTGGTTTAGCAGCAAAATGTACTTTAATTCCAATTCTGTGATATAATGCTTTGATGCCAGAGAAAACATAGTACCAAGGAAGAAGACAACTGCAGCAGTCCCAGGAATGAAAGATAATGCAGAAATTAAGTGACGCATTTTCTTCTTATATAGTGGGCAAGGAATAGGAGCTTTATAGCGACATAGGAGAAAGATGGCAAGACCAGAGACAAGTGTCTGGGGAAGtaaaaggcaaagaagagaAGGGGATGGAGGGTGCGCAAACAGGAGGGCGTGGGAGGAGGTTATGTGAGACTGAGGCTGAGATACATGGGGACAAGCACTGCTAGTGGAGAGGAAGGTTGGCATGGACAGGAGTGCTTCGGGAAGGTAACTgtaaggaggaggaggaggaggagggaagtcCAAGAGGACAGgactgagaaagagagaggggtTGGAGGGAGAAGCAAGAGGCCTCCAGGGAAGGGAGAGCTTGCACTGATGGGTGAGAGGCACTCCAGGACTGGCATGAGGTATGCTTTGCTATTGCTCTGAATGCTGTAAACATTTCGGTTTTGTGTCTATCAGTGAACATTCAGTTCAGTTTGATACGTGTGCTCTTATGGGTAACTGGAAGCCTAGCAGAGTTTTATGTCTCTTAGTACTATTCAAACTTACACATGAGGCAAACACAACACTGgctaaaaatctcattttatctCATTTATGCCTAATTCTCCTATTTTAACATGCACATCTATGTCTCAGAAAAGCTTCTCTAGTAGGAGACACTAAATAACATACACATGAATTCACATGCACTctcacccccccacacacctgcAGACACACATGCTTATTTCCCTCCCCTGCTTAGACTAGCAGGACTTTGCCCTTCACACCTTCCCAGCGTGGCGGGCAGGGACCCATTGGTACATTAACGAGTCCAGTAAAAGTGATGGAAATCATTCCAAACCTGGCTGATGGGccaaagcaggagaaagaaactgaaagcagaTTTGGGTTCTGCATCTGCTTCTGAGTTAACATCTGAAGCTTATAGAAAAGGCAATTTATAAactcttcttcccttttgctGTCAAAGGACTTGGGAGCTGACTGGGTACGTGCCAGCAAacacacagaataaaaagagTTGAGTGAAACTATTCTGTTTTGCCCCTCTTTTCATGTGATGGCACACTCTGACATTTCttgaaacaggaggaaaatttTGGAGGTGTGTGCTTGTGGAGAGGGGAAATGGGGTTTGTAAGGTATGAATATCCCTTTCACATCAGTAAGAGATGAATCAAAGGTAGAATATTTGTCCTTGATGGGGATTAGTCATCACTCAGTGCTTTCTGAAGCTTTGGCTCAGTCATTATTTCCTTAAACAGTGCCTGGTTTAAGGGGAAGAGCTATAAGCTGCCTATTTTAATTCACTTCAGACTGACATTTGGCATAAAAGAAGCAGCTGGTGCCaattccttatttaaaaaaaatacttcaaataacTAGTCTGCTTTCCTGCAAGAGAGACAAACTGTAagagcagcaacaaaaataactgTGGTAGACTTATATGCCTCAGACAATAATTTTGCTCCACTCTATGCTCTAGGATGTTTTCCATGGAGGATATTACCTGGCACCAATTTAATGGGCAAAACACTTCTACATCACCCAGCATGAATACAGTGCCTGTCACAACTGCAGCAATGCCAACTCCGAATGCACCCACTTAAAGTGATTCCCCAGGCCGACATAGGAGAGAGGGGAGATTGTTTTTTATAGGTGTTGCCCACTTTGAAGTTTTCCTATGAATTCTGACACAAACTGAAAGGATGCCAGCACGGGCACTGGAGGAGCTTGCTGAGAGATGTTACCTCCTGGACTTTCTGGAGTCACACTCTGAACAGGACCATCCTTTGTAGCCATCAGGGAAGCCTGGGAATTGTCCTCACTTCTGACTTTCTGTTCCTCATTCCTTGACAAAAACATCTTGGTTCTGCTGTTTCCTCACTGCCTTCCTCACTCACACTCATTGCCTCTGCAACCCCCACTGCCATGGGTGCCTGTAGGGCACTTTGCTGAAAAGCCCTGTCTGGGATGCATCAGCTGGCACTAGAGGTCAGCATCATGCAAGCCCACTCAGAAGGTGTGTTGGTGTCTTTAAGAGAAATACCACAAGCCAGTTAACGTGGCCTTCtgccttctttttaaaagcaatgactGCATAAGcctgctggtgctgcctctCACATCCAGGGTAGCACCGGTACGTACGTGTACAGTTAAGAGGAGgctgaaaaggaggaaggcagagccAGAAGAAGGTGTCCTGCCTTCATCCCTTGCAACACAGCTTGCTTGATGCCACAGCATTGGGAAGATGAGCTGCTGTGTTGCAGCAGTTGGATCACTGGTTGCTGTGCCATTTTGTGGTCACAGTGACACTGGGTACAGCTGGCACCACAGGCCATCTCAAGGAGAACTTCTTCAGCCAAAGCAACCTGTGCCCCTGAGAGACCCCAGTCAATCCTGTGTCATACAGGTGTAGTAGACATAACATTTCTTGGAAAGGAGAGTTCTTCCAGCCCCTCCTCACACTCAGTGGCTTTGCGGGTCAAGAATTGAAAGTACTTCACTGCAATGTGGGATGATTtgccctcctccttccctttcacCTATAGCAGGAGGAGGCTGTATAGGTGATGTGACTCTGTTCCACATGGTATAGCCTGGATATCACCAGGGGCAGACACTGGATTCATGACTATATATCCTTTGCTTCTGTCTTTGACTCCTTCCAGAGCACTGCACAAGTTTCCCCAGACACCTGTCCCACTACACTTTCTTTGCCAGGTACCTTGTTTGCCATAAAGCTATGGGCCCATGAACAGCTAAACTCATGGCTGGTGGAGCCACTGCATGATGTAGGCCACTTGGATGAATCTGGGGCACTTGCCAGTGCCCACCTTTCATTGATCTTTTCCTAAAAAACAACTGAACTCTACAGCTGATCAACGAGGTTCTGAAAAGTGGGTTTCCCTACTGAACATAAATTTTCCACTTGCACCGCATTTAGACTTTGGTGTCTTAAAGACCATAGGAAGACAcctccaaaataaaacagacatGCTTACTATCCCTATCTTGATCCTAAACCTATTTGTCTAATATCCTGTACATCATCCTTACAAAAAGCCTCAAAACCTGCTTCTTACCTAATGCACCAACAGTAACTTTTAATATCTAAGCAGGCTTTTTGTATCTCATTCTGAACATGTTATGTTTATCTTTAGAATTCAGTCTACCTAGTTTGCATCACATATACTAAATCTTTATCACCAGCTTTCTGATGTATCAAACCTACCCACTGCTCTAAACTAGAGCAGAGGTTTACAGCCTCTAATCTGCGGGTgtctgagagaaggaaaagatcCATGGGGTCACTTTCCAGGCCTTCATAAAACTAAGAAAATAGACCTGTGGTCTGTGGGCTCAAATCCATGGACAGGCTGTCTGCTTCTCCACTAGAAAATATTGCAAGAATCTGACAGCTGATAAGCTGGAAAAGCAATGCCATAGAAATGGGGCCTTCAGATGGTAAGTATTAttgcacagcacagagaaggTGCTACACAGCTGACGTCTGCCAGAGTCTTCTCCTGCAGTTGGCTATCCAGGCTATGGGACCAGGGCCAAAGTACGCTTCACACACCACTTCACACCCGGACACTCGTCCTGCTCACTGCGTGCTTCACTGTGTCCTGTTTTTAAgcaagcaccatgcagcaggGTATGTGTCTTTAGTAGTTCTTTACATGGCATTGAGCCCACAGTGGATAATCAGTAGGTAAGAACAACAGTCAATAATcagtaaataacaaaaatataattgtgATTTTCATGTTACCTCTCCCCGTCATGTGCTGCTCAGGCATTACATGAAAAATGCTATCTGCCATAGCAGGCAGGTCTTGTGCTCTTCTTATATCTCAGCAGAGGGCAGATGGGACATTCCTTCTCTTGACTCTTTCCCAACAGCTGGCAGGTCGTTCCTGAGAAGCCATCAAGCCTGTTAATGTATCTGGTGACCAGAAGCCTCTTTGTGCTAGGTTTTGGTACGGTGCCTGGCACAATGAAGCCTGAACGACGACTGGGGTCCCGAGGCTAAACTACAGTAcacataaaataatattcattaaaaacaataattcGCACTAGAAGACTAGCCTGACCAGGACTAGCGAGAGCTTTTGGGATCACCTTCCTCATAAGAAAAACTCAGCTCCTTGACAGTCATATTGAAAATAACTCTtagtctccatccctggaagatAAAGGGCTGTGACAGGGTAGCAGCTGGTGTCATAAGGTGTGCAATAAAAATTGAAAGGTGAGCTGAGTTCAGTGATGGTTTCCACTCCAGGAAGCAGCATGAGTCATGtgcctttgctttctctctccgTCCTCATGGCCTCTGGGTCCAGACCCCAGCAGCCAGGGTGGGAGATGGTGCTTTGGACTAGACTTGGCTCCAAAAGTTTCAGAACTGCCCTTAGGGCCCCTCCAAACACAAGGGACAGGTGAGAGCTAGGGAGATGTCTGGAAGGGTGGAAAGGTGCACTGGCATTATTTACACACAAACCAACGTcgtatttttaaaggaaacctGCCTTCCCAACAGATGACCTATAACTACAGAGGATTGTGTGTTTTGTGCTAGAGAGAGGCAACACCTGCAAGATGCTGCCACTAAccagaaaaagcacagaaactcAGAGAGTCCTAATACCACATTCTGGATCATGCTCTGGaagcctccttttccccttctccctcttttcccaTTCCCACTGCTTTTAACACCAAGAAAGTTTCACATTTAGACATGGATTTTGGCTGTTGTGGGAAGCACGTGGCTTCTGACGGCCCCATTGCTGCTCTAGCTGAGCCTCCTCTGGGTTTGAGACAGCAGGTCTGTGTAAATTTTGGATCTCAGGAACCTGGGGTAAGAGTCTTTCTCCATGAGGCTGTGCACCTTCCCCTGAGCTTGATCAAAGCAAGAGAGGGAAGGCTCCTGCATATTTCTTCTTGTCAGCTCCCGTGTCTGGAAGTCTATGTTCACCTGGGAAAAGTAGCAGAAGAGAGTTTGGTACTGAGTGACCAGTTTGCCTCCTTCAAATGGCACATTTTTTCTCAGTCATGGCtgtaaaagcagcaggagaacCAAGGTCCTACCCTTGTCCATGCCTGAACAGCCCCCAAACTGCAGGGTTTAGCGATCCAGCATTACAATTCCTGCCCCAAATTTGGAAAAGTTGAACTAGATTTATATTGATCTGAGCACTTCTGAAATCAAATTACTTTTATTCAGGCTCTTAAGCACAGGTTTATGTAGCACATCTTCTAAAAATGCTGACACAGCCTAATCTCTCTCCTGTTGACCAAGATTCCCCTAGTCCCTTTATTCTTCACTACATGCCAAATATAAGACTGAATGAACTCTGAGCTGGGTTTATACTATTAGTACATTCTTATTAAAGGTTTTAAACTCTGTTGTTATAAAACAAATTGTTTGATTTTTCCCATAACAGCTTGGTGTTACAATATCTGGAGCAGAgacttgaaaaaataaaccacccTCATGTTATGGCTGCCATTTGTTTGCAAAGCCAACAGTgtgagttttcctgttttctttccctagCAAAGCAGTAAGCATTTGTTAGGGTTATTGTTTAAAACTTGGCTGAAAAGATGTTATTTGTAGTTATTAACCCCATGTCCAAACTTAAAGGAGTCTAGAAAGTAAAGCTCTCTGCCTTAACTCAGACGACAGCAATATAGATTAGCTCTCTGTGTCACTTAAGGGTCATTTCACATTCTAGCACACCAAAATTATGACAACAGGGCAAAATTTGAGGAAAGACCCCATCCAACCTGTGCTCCTGTTTCTAATCCAGATTCAGCCCCGCAGTCCTGAAAGTCTCACCCAGCTTCATGAATAACAGCAGGACGATGCTCACTGAGGCCGGTGGGGATTGAAGCATGCCCCAAGATGCCCCCACCACTCGGTATAAATCTGGATGATTCTCAGTGGCCTGGCAATAGCCTTCCTAGTTCAAATATGGAGTAAAGAGAGCCCTTTTAGGGGGATCCCCTCTCAGGCACCTGTACAGTGACAAGCACCCATGCAATCTTGCAGGAGGACTGCTGTGGGAGAGCAGGTGCAGTAAGCACCCTCTGGGTCACGTTATGAATACAATAACACAACCCAACACCACGATGCAGGGTCTGACTGGTGCATCAGCCTGTCAGTACTTGAAAGAGGACTTAACAATTCCGGCTTTGGGTTGTGACTGTATTTTTTGTTCAGCACTGTTATTGCTTGCGTCTTTTAGGAGGTCTAATTGTTAGGAGTTAGACAGCAGATAAACACATCTCCCTGGAGGGTCAAGTTAGCCGTTCATGGGATGCTCTTATATAAAATGTCCTGTGAGAAACAAGCCAATAGCCTGCTCAGGGATTGATAGTAAATGAGAGAAACAAAGTGAAATACTCCTAGGAAGCTCATAGAGGTTAGGAAATGTAGGTTGCGGTTGCCAGTGAACTCATTGGCTGTGACTAATTTAGTATCATCAAAGTAGTTGCCCTCACCAAGGGATGAGTCACTTCGAGCAGAGGCTGCCGTAGCAGGCAGGACGGCATTCCCATCCTCCTTATCCATGCCTCACCATCACCtctgggagggaaaggagggctCCCCAGCCCCCTTGGGGGTCCAGCAGGTCCCAGCTGGGGGGGGCAGGTGGATCTGCTTCCTGCACTGGAGGGATGCTCTGCTTGCCCAGGGTGCTGGCATACCCACCTCTCGAGGAGCCTGCACATCGATGAACTCCTCAAAGATCCGCTGGGCCTTGGAAGCCAGCTTGGCTGCTGAGCGTGTCTTCTTGAAGTCCTCACAGGCAAGCCAGAACTCCAGGTTTTCCTCACTGAACTCCGTCTTCAGGAAAGCACGGAAAGCAGCCAGCCCATCTGCAAGAGAGACGTGGGGAGTTacagcaggaggagaaagagggcAGGGAGCAGTCATTTTAATAGACATCCTTCCATCTACCCCTGCTACCAAAGACCGTTTGATTTTCCTCTCAAGGTCTGCAATCCCAGGATGTGGCCGTAACTTACACCAGCTTACATCAGCTGCCACGAAGCCAAACATCCTTTGCTCTGAAAAAGTGTTTTGCCAGCTCACATGGCAAAAGGCTTTCTTCAAGACTGGGACACC is part of the Phalacrocorax carbo chromosome 6, bPhaCar2.1, whole genome shotgun sequence genome and encodes:
- the RGS8 gene encoding regulator of G-protein signaling 8 isoform X3; this translates as MAALLIPRRNRGMRTRLGCLSHKSDSYNDFTAILPDKPNRALKRLSTEEATRWADSFDVLLSHKYGLAAFRAFLKTEFSEENLEFWLACEDFKKTRSAAKLASKAQRIFEEFIDVQAPREVNIDFQTRELTRRNMQEPSLSCFDQAQGKVHSLMEKDSYPRFLRSKIYTDLLSQTQRRLS
- the RGS8 gene encoding regulator of G-protein signaling 8 isoform X4: MLRESADIIPQGPNQPCPSSTKSHVATTLLPAARQSLSDHAVSTDPPAERTGQRQNRGMRTRLGCLSHKSDSYNDFTAILPDKPNRALKRLSTEEATRWADSFDVLLSHKYGLAAFRAFLKTEFSEENLEFWLACEDFKKTRSAAKLASKAQRIFEEFIDVQAPREVNIDFQTRELTRRNMQEPSLSCFDQAQGKVHSLMEKDSYPRFLRSKIYTDLLSQTQRRLS
- the RGS8 gene encoding regulator of G-protein signaling 8 isoform X2, giving the protein MRERSALSCAAAAAWGEVGRGGVPKCDFHPCRGLSLKKIALLSPQSLSDHAVSTDPPAERTGQRQRLSTEEATRWADSFDVLLSHKYGLAAFRAFLKTEFSEENLEFWLACEDFKKTRSAAKLASKAQRIFEEFIDVQAPREVNIDFQTRELTRRNMQEPSLSCFDQAQGKVHSLMEKDSYPRFLRSKIYTDLLSQTQRRLS